One part of the Vicia villosa cultivar HV-30 ecotype Madison, WI linkage group LG6, Vvil1.0, whole genome shotgun sequence genome encodes these proteins:
- the LOC131612636 gene encoding putative disease resistance protein RGA3, protein MVSLLFDLAETLIAKVASRACEEAFQVLCVYSDILRFTQTISYIKSVLMDAEQKPKNFEQENWLWQVANVLIDAENLLDEVEFQNLRKKAIKANVSMMITKVYLYHLFSCSNPIAFRFRVARKINEINRRLDNIAANRNKFGFQTIETHNDTRIAHRGEMTYSRVINSEVIGREHDKEKIVKLLAQHDNNDKNLSVIPIAGLGGVGKTTLAKFVFNDDKISECFSSKMWVCVSGSFDIKEVIIKIINSANDSAKVDVPAYQQNYRDLDIEQLQNHLTNKLNGQKFLLVLDDVWNEDRVQWTEVRDLLQVGALGSKILITTRSHSIASMMGTVSSHSLEGLSLEDSLSIFVKWAFKEGEAMRYPHLVNIGREIVKKCGGIPLAVRTVGSLLFSKYETAEYWENVRDNEIWNSPDTVGILPSLKLSYDQMPSALKKCFALFSIYPYGHAFDSFHVTSLWRALGYLPAPNRNQNQTLKYSANQYLFELLSISFLQDFVDYGIGFTFKMHDLVHDLAKYVARKDFVSANPYFKHWSWTENTGFQKNPFQNLKFAKSILFPIAEVGPNSKALLNRRISTCKHLRFFDLSYSTYETLPWAIGKLVLLRYLSLENNKKIKRLPDSICSLQSLEILILSGCTELETLPKGLENLINLQHLEITTKQHVLPEDEIANLRSLHTLRIEFCSNLESLFARIKLSTLKVLCIANCSALKSLPLDIEHFPALETLLVDNCDMLELSEGHEEQNSSLRLKVLVIVSMLQLVIFPHWLQGSLNTLQYLSISSCNNLVALPQWLSDMNSLKTLYIIGCPNIMSLPNDFHRLVNLERVEIDGHLELLIKPQLEIGESSRPHNAADEPDEVVEELE, encoded by the coding sequence ATGGTGTCATTGCTCTTCGACTTGGCAGAGACACTGATAGCAAAGGTTGCTTCTCGGGCATGTGAAGAAGCATTTCAGGTGCTGTGTGTATATTCTGATATTCTACGGTTCACACAGACTATTTCATACATCAAATCTGTGCTGATGGATGCTGAACAAAAGCCGAAAAATTTCGAGCAGGAGAATTGGCTGTGGCAGGTAGCAAACGTCCTCATAGATGCGGAAAATTTGCTTGATGAAGTTGAGTTTCAAAACCTAAGAAAGAAAGCGATCAAAGCTAATGTTAGCATGATGATAACCAAGGTATATCTATACCACTTATTCTCATGTTCTAATCCAATTGCTTTTCGATTTAGAGTGGCTCGAAAAATTAATGAAATCAACAGGCGGTTAGACAACATTGCAGCTAATAGGAATAAGTTTGGTTTTCAGACAATTGAAACTCACAATGACACACGTATAGCGCACAGGGGAGAAATGACATACTCCCGTGTGATTAATTCAGAAGTGATTGGAAGAGAACATGATAAAGAAAAGATTGTCAAGCTTTTGGCTCAACATGACAATAATGATAAAAATCTCTCTGTTATTCCCATTGCGGGGCTTGGCGGGGTTGGAAAGACCACTCTTGCAAAGTTTGTGTTTAATGATGACAAGATAAGTGAGTGTTTCTCATCCAAGATGTGGGTGTGTGTTTCAGGAAGCTTTGACATTAAAGAAGTGATTATTAAGATCATCAATTCTGCTAATGACTCTGCTAAAGTGGATGTTCCTGCTTACCAACAAAATTATAGAGATTTAGATATCGAGCAACTGCAAAATCATCTTACAAACAAACTTAATGGTCAAAAGTTTCTACTTGTCCTAGACGACGTGTGGAATGAAGATCGTGTTCAATGGACCGAGGTGAGGGATTTACTACAAGTGGGTGCTCTAGGAAGTAAAATCTTAATTACTACACGCAGTCACTCGATTGCTTCCATGATGGGAACCGTTTCCTCGCATAGTTTAGAAGGTCTTTCTCTTGAAGATTCATTGTCTATATTTGTCAAATGGGCCTTTAAAGAAGGAGAAGCAATGAGGTATCCACATTTGGTAAATATTGGAAGGGAAATTGTGAAAAAATGTGGTGGGATTCCCTTGGCAGTGAGAACAGTAGGAAGTTTACTTTTTTCAAAATATGAGACAGCCGAGTATTGGGAAAATGTGAGAGACAACGAAATTTGGAATTCACCAGATACAGTTGGGATTTTACCATCACTTAAGTTAAGCTATGATCAAATGCCATCTGCTCTGAAGAAATGCTTTGCTTTGTTCTCCATTTACCCATATGGTCATGCATTTGATAGTTTTCATGTAACATCACTATGGAGAGCACTTGGTTATCTTCCAGCTCCAAAcagaaatcaaaatcaaacattGAAATATAGTGCCAACCAATATTTGTTTGAACTGTTGTCAATATCTTTTCTTCAAGATTTTGTCGACTATGGAATTGGTTTCACTTTCAAAATGCATGATTTGGTGCATGATTTGGCAAAGTATGTTGCAAGGAAGGACTTTGTGTCAGCTAATCCCTATTTCAAGCATTGGTCTTGGACTGAAAACACAGGGTTTCAAAAAAATCCCttccaaaatttaaaatttgcaaAGAGCATACTATTTCCTATTGCTGAAGTTGGACCAAACAGTAAAGCTCTCTTGAATAGACGCATATCAACATGTAAACACCTACGGTTTTTTGATTTAAGCTATTCTACGTATGAGACCTTGCCTTGGGCCATTGGGAAGCTGGTGCTTTTAAGATATCTCAGTCTTGAGAATAATAAAAAGATTAAGAGACTTCCAGATTCTATTTGCAGCCTCCAGAGCTTAGAAATATTGATACTTAGTGGCTGCACAGAACTTGAGACACTTCCTAAAGGCTTAGAAAACTTGATCAATCTCCAACATTTGGAGATAACAACAAAGCAGCATGTTTTGCCAGAGGATGAGATTGCAAACTTGAGGTCTCTTCACACTCTCAGAATCGAGTTTTGCAGCAATCTAGAGTCATTATTTGCAAGGATAAAACTCTCAACTCTCAAAGTATTGTGTATTGCTAATTGTAGTGCTCTAAAGTCTTTGCCACTTGATATTGAACATTTTCCTGCATTAGAGACATTGCTAGTGGACAACTGTGACATGTTGGAACTTTCAGAGGGACATGAGGAACAAAACTCCAGCTTGAGATTGAAGGTTCTAGTTATTGTTTCTATGCTGCAGTTGGTGATCTTTCCTCATTGGCTTCAAGGGTCCTTGAATACATTACAATACTTGTCAATTTCAAGCTGCAACAATCTTGTGGCACTTCCACAGTGGCTGTCAGATATGAACAGCCTGAAAACactatatatcataggctgtccTAATATAATGTCTCTCCCTAATGACTTTCATCGCCTCGTCAACCTTGAACGAGTAGAAATCGATGGTCATCTTGAATTGCTTATAAAACCTCAGCTGGAAATTGGAGAGTCATCTCGCCCACACAATGCCGCAGATGAACCAGACGAAGTGGTAGAAGAATTGGAATAA